The Pseudomonas asiatica genome has a segment encoding these proteins:
- the tenA gene encoding thiaminase II has translation MSMDIFDRLKAAATPQWNSYVDHEFVRQMGEGTLSEAAFRTYLVQDYLFLIQFARAWALAAYKSRRPADIRAAQAGLAAILDETELHLRLCARWGLTQADIEAAPERQATVAYTRYVLDCGAAGDLLELHVALAPCVIGYAEIGRALSERIGDLSNHPYREWIAEYAGEGYQGVATAARKHLDELAARSMTEQRFAELVGIFGQASSLEADFWQMGLVSQ, from the coding sequence ATGAGCATGGATATCTTCGACCGCCTCAAGGCTGCTGCCACGCCGCAGTGGAACAGCTATGTCGACCACGAATTCGTGCGCCAGATGGGCGAGGGTACGCTGAGCGAAGCCGCCTTCCGCACCTATCTGGTACAGGATTACCTGTTCCTCATCCAGTTCGCCCGCGCCTGGGCGCTGGCCGCCTACAAGAGCCGTCGCCCGGCCGACATCCGCGCCGCGCAGGCCGGGCTGGCGGCGATTCTGGATGAAACCGAGTTGCACTTGCGCCTGTGCGCACGCTGGGGCCTGACCCAGGCGGATATCGAGGCCGCGCCAGAGCGCCAGGCCACGGTTGCCTATACCCGCTATGTGCTGGACTGCGGTGCCGCGGGTGACCTGCTGGAGTTGCATGTGGCCTTGGCGCCTTGCGTGATCGGCTATGCCGAGATTGGCCGGGCGTTGTCCGAGCGCATTGGCGATCTGAGCAATCACCCGTACCGCGAGTGGATCGCCGAGTATGCCGGTGAAGGCTACCAGGGTGTCGCCACCGCGGCGCGCAAGCATCTGGACGAGCTGGCAGCGCGGAGCATGACCGAGCAACGGTTTGCCGAGCTGGTGGGGATTTTCGGCCAGGCGTCCAGCCTGGAGGCGGACTTCTGGCAGATGGGCTTGGTTAGCCAGTAA
- a CDS encoding TenA family protein, with translation MTERFSQSLRRRSEPTWSAAVGHRFVTQLCDGSLPDPIMVDYLVQDHRFLDSFLTLLGAAIATADTFEARLRFGRFAGMISSDENTYFLRAFEALGVSPAQRSEPADTVPTAGFKAIMREAAATRSYVAALAVLNVAEGLYLDWALKAPKPLPDNFVHAEWITLHDNPAFQGFVAFLQAELDRVGPQEAALAADFYQRTVALELAFFDAVYPEDK, from the coding sequence ATGACCGAACGCTTCAGCCAGTCCCTGCGCCGCCGCAGCGAGCCGACCTGGTCGGCGGCCGTTGGCCACCGCTTCGTCACCCAATTGTGCGACGGCAGCCTGCCGGACCCGATCATGGTCGACTACCTGGTGCAGGACCACCGCTTCCTCGACAGCTTCCTGACCCTGCTGGGCGCGGCCATCGCCACCGCCGACACCTTCGAGGCGCGCCTGCGCTTCGGTCGTTTTGCCGGGATGATCTCCAGTGACGAGAACACCTACTTCCTGCGCGCCTTCGAGGCCCTGGGGGTAAGCCCCGCGCAACGCAGCGAACCGGCCGACACCGTGCCAACCGCAGGCTTCAAGGCGATCATGCGCGAAGCGGCGGCCACCCGGTCCTATGTGGCCGCGCTGGCGGTGCTCAATGTCGCCGAAGGCCTGTACCTGGACTGGGCGCTGAAGGCGCCAAAACCGCTGCCGGACAACTTCGTCCACGCCGAATGGATCACCCTGCACGACAACCCGGCATTCCAGGGCTTCGTTGCCTTTCTGCAAGCCGAACTCGACCGCGTCGGCCCGCAGGAAGCCGCGCTGGCGGCTGACTTCTACCAGCGCACCGTGGCGCTGGAGCTGGCCTTCTTCGATGCCGTCTACCCGGAGGACAAATGA
- a CDS encoding Ig-like domain-containing protein → MKTPAVINPARHAFQLSTLTTLMLGLGLVTATAAPLDDNSMPPPTDPSAYTDQPADPTQALLDLFNMPPANQGSLELTNGVYGDRDTVRANNVLPPALQTDNKYPTNGKPSPLFGALPFTQQLLLFEEFGTEKLDPTLPQPPLTFPVPTLGAAPAQDPNVVARSGPSGTALEAFLKQPGLYPFPTQYSNVLDRNPWKAQIEMFLNRQPVGSPAEGRPPGKGWSHQRWNEFYPQAGFKTAQAGARINQGLRDRKQLHNYAVGEFAPGGLYYQTSDIPNTLGTTKGIDTRFHPRMPLQNHKSVWTFDGTFPPKLLMARYGQPILMRHYNALPIDPSANNGFGLHTLSTHEHNGHSPAESDGYANAYFFPGQYYDYRWPLQLAGYDTINTRAQDARAAFPCSPGETLFVNDASPGLKTCQNGSIKIRGDWRETMSTHWFHDHMMDFTAQNVYKGNAVMMNYYSALDRGNEALQDGVNLRFPSGSGMPWGNRDYDVNLVIADKAWDANGQLWFNPFNTDGFLGDQILVNWQYRPTLKVRARSYRFRILNGSVSRYFKFAVVREIAGTSGEFKGPTGSNLSYARVPFHMIANDGNIMEHTVPFDGTMDLNGDGNLQDNNGILPLQGIAERYDIIINFAKNGIKVGDKLYFVNLEEHQSGKGPEGAISLADVLSEKYKPVIKQTSKGPRWENGDPGIGKFLQLVVQPYSGQDLSMNPAAYEPAKPGKAAGMKMLPLPIDRNSASDQAKLQAARHREFIFGRSDGTDTQPWTIKTDGGFGYSMDPRRISAAPQLAQQSTDAGFSGDGTLEVWKIINGGNGWSHPVHVHFEEGVVLSRDGKAPPEWEKWARKDVYRIGPDIDSSEEVEVAIRFREFAGTYMEHCHNTQHEDSSMLLRWDLEHPGQFQVMPTPLPGWDGVEYVASVGLPTFRTKDHDDDDAANKPPVAANDSAATTAGKPITLNVLANDTDPEGNLPLTVVGLSQPDSGQGNTSTDGTKVTYTPPATVTTPFTASFNYSARDAKGAESVAPATVSIAVGSAAVVDQIQVTSATVQVLSSNRFTWEIAGTTSVATGNSITVTAATTGGPVNLGTATMTATGSGASWRLVATTSGYGPATPATVAVKSALGQSVTAPVRYK, encoded by the coding sequence ATGAAAACACCTGCCGTGATCAACCCTGCCAGGCATGCATTCCAGCTGTCCACCCTCACCACGCTGATGCTCGGCCTCGGGCTGGTCACGGCTACCGCCGCTCCCCTCGACGACAACAGCATGCCACCGCCGACCGACCCGTCGGCCTACACTGACCAGCCAGCCGACCCGACCCAGGCGTTGCTGGACCTGTTCAACATGCCGCCGGCCAACCAAGGTTCGCTGGAGCTGACCAATGGCGTGTACGGCGACCGCGACACTGTACGCGCCAACAACGTGCTGCCGCCGGCCCTGCAAACCGACAACAAATACCCCACCAATGGCAAGCCCAGCCCGCTGTTCGGGGCATTGCCGTTTACCCAGCAGCTACTGCTATTCGAGGAATTCGGCACGGAGAAACTCGACCCCACGTTGCCGCAGCCGCCCCTGACCTTCCCGGTGCCCACCCTGGGCGCAGCACCGGCGCAGGACCCCAACGTGGTGGCGCGCAGCGGCCCTAGCGGCACGGCCCTGGAAGCCTTCCTCAAACAACCGGGCCTGTACCCGTTCCCGACCCAGTATTCCAACGTGCTCGACCGCAACCCGTGGAAGGCGCAGATCGAGATGTTCCTCAACCGCCAGCCGGTCGGCTCCCCGGCGGAAGGCCGGCCACCAGGAAAAGGCTGGTCGCACCAGCGCTGGAACGAGTTCTACCCGCAGGCGGGCTTCAAGACCGCCCAGGCCGGTGCGCGCATCAATCAAGGCCTGCGTGACCGCAAGCAACTGCACAACTATGCGGTCGGCGAGTTCGCCCCGGGCGGCCTGTACTACCAGACCTCTGACATCCCGAACACGCTGGGCACCACCAAGGGCATCGACACCCGCTTCCATCCGAGGATGCCCCTGCAAAACCACAAATCGGTATGGACCTTCGACGGCACCTTCCCGCCCAAGCTGCTGATGGCGCGCTATGGCCAGCCGATCCTGATGCGCCACTACAACGCCCTGCCGATCGACCCTTCGGCCAACAACGGCTTTGGCCTGCACACCCTTTCCACCCACGAGCACAACGGCCATTCGCCGGCCGAGAGCGATGGCTATGCCAATGCCTACTTCTTCCCCGGCCAGTATTACGATTACCGCTGGCCGTTGCAGCTGGCCGGCTACGACACCATCAACACCCGCGCCCAGGACGCACGTGCGGCGTTCCCCTGCTCGCCGGGCGAAACCCTGTTCGTCAATGACGCCTCGCCAGGCCTGAAAACCTGCCAGAACGGCAGCATCAAGATCCGTGGTGACTGGCGCGAAACCATGAGCACCCACTGGTTCCACGACCACATGATGGATTTCACGGCGCAGAACGTCTACAAAGGTAACGCCGTGATGATGAACTACTACAGCGCCCTGGACCGCGGCAATGAGGCGCTGCAGGATGGCGTCAACCTGCGTTTCCCCAGCGGTTCGGGCATGCCGTGGGGCAACCGCGACTACGACGTCAACCTGGTGATCGCCGACAAGGCCTGGGATGCCAACGGCCAGCTGTGGTTCAACCCGTTCAACACCGACGGCTTCCTCGGCGACCAGATACTGGTCAACTGGCAGTACCGGCCCACGCTCAAGGTACGCGCGCGCAGCTACCGCTTCCGTATCCTGAATGGCTCGGTGTCGCGCTACTTCAAGTTCGCCGTGGTGCGTGAAATTGCCGGTACCAGTGGCGAGTTCAAAGGCCCGACCGGCTCCAACCTGTCGTATGCGCGGGTGCCGTTCCACATGATCGCCAACGACGGCAACATCATGGAACACACCGTGCCGTTCGACGGGACGATGGACCTCAACGGTGACGGCAACCTGCAGGACAACAACGGCATCCTGCCGCTGCAAGGCATCGCCGAGCGCTACGACATCATCATCAACTTCGCCAAGAACGGCATCAAGGTCGGCGACAAGCTTTACTTCGTCAACCTTGAGGAACACCAGAGCGGCAAGGGCCCGGAAGGCGCCATCTCGCTGGCCGATGTGTTGTCGGAAAAGTACAAGCCAGTGATCAAGCAGACCAGCAAAGGCCCACGCTGGGAAAACGGCGACCCAGGGATCGGCAAGTTCCTGCAGCTTGTGGTACAGCCCTACAGCGGCCAGGACCTGAGCATGAACCCGGCAGCCTATGAACCGGCCAAACCGGGCAAGGCCGCAGGCATGAAGATGCTGCCGCTGCCGATCGACCGCAACTCTGCCAGCGACCAGGCCAAACTCCAGGCTGCCCGCCACCGCGAGTTCATCTTCGGTCGTTCCGACGGCACCGACACCCAGCCCTGGACCATCAAGACCGATGGCGGCTTTGGCTACAGCATGGACCCACGGCGCATCAGCGCGGCGCCACAGCTGGCCCAGCAGTCCACCGATGCCGGCTTCAGCGGCGACGGCACCCTGGAAGTGTGGAAGATCATCAACGGCGGCAATGGCTGGAGCCACCCGGTGCATGTGCACTTCGAGGAAGGTGTGGTGCTCAGCCGCGACGGCAAGGCACCGCCAGAATGGGAAAAATGGGCGCGCAAGGACGTGTATCGCATCGGGCCGGACATCGATTCTTCGGAAGAGGTGGAAGTGGCGATCCGCTTCCGCGAGTTTGCCGGTACCTACATGGAACACTGCCACAACACCCAGCATGAAGACTCGTCGATGCTGCTGCGCTGGGACCTGGAGCACCCAGGCCAGTTCCAGGTGATGCCGACCCCGCTGCCAGGCTGGGATGGCGTGGAGTACGTCGCTTCGGTTGGCCTGCCGACCTTCCGCACCAAAGACCATGACGACGACGACGCGGCCAACAAACCGCCAGTCGCGGCCAACGACAGCGCGGCTACCACGGCCGGCAAGCCGATCACCCTGAACGTGCTGGCCAACGATACCGACCCGGAAGGCAACCTGCCGCTGACCGTCGTCGGCCTCAGCCAGCCGGACTCCGGCCAAGGCAATACCAGCACCGATGGCACCAAGGTGACCTACACCCCGCCGGCCACTGTCACCACGCCGTTCACCGCCAGCTTCAACTACTCGGCGCGTGACGCCAAGGGCGCCGAATCGGTGGCACCGGCCACGGTCAGCATCGCGGTAGGCTCGGCAGCGGTGGTCGACCAGATCCAGGTCACCAGTGCCACGGTACAGGTGCTCAGCAGCAACCGTTTCACCTGGGAAATTGCTGGCACTACCTCGGTGGCCACGGGCAACAGCATCACGGTGACCGCGGCCACTACCGGCGGCCCGGTGAACCTGGGCACCGCCACGATGACCGCCACGGGCAGCGGTGCCAGTTGGCGGTTGGTGGCAACCACCTCCGGCTACGGCCCGGCCACGCCGGCGACAGTGGCCGTGAAGTCGGCGCTGGGGCAGAGCGTGACCGCGCCAGTCAGATACAAGTGA
- a CDS encoding SCO family protein, whose translation MSGSWRFLLVLSLFAASIPFWPLQPQHPVAEEAATPWGADYFPNIPLLTQDGEKVHFFDDLIKDKVVAINFIFTGCSDSCPVETARLRQVQKILGDRVGKDIFLYSISIDPYNDTPATLKRYAEKFGIGPGWTLLTGEPADIEQLRRSLGLYIDGLENGRSKDHNLSLIIGNQATGRWMKASPFESPYILADRLGNSLHNWKQASAMANDYAQAPEVRAPSSGEQLFRTRCSSCHTLGNAEPGQPGIGPDLLGVTRQRDANWLTRWLKEPDLMLAQKDPLAMLLYEQYNRVAMPNMRLGDAEVSALMSYMEEETARLQTPLADKGNP comes from the coding sequence ATGTCCGGCTCATGGCGTTTCCTGCTGGTGCTCTCGCTGTTCGCCGCCAGCATCCCGTTCTGGCCGCTGCAACCGCAGCACCCCGTGGCCGAGGAAGCTGCAACGCCCTGGGGTGCCGACTACTTCCCCAACATCCCGCTGCTCACCCAGGACGGTGAAAAGGTGCATTTCTTCGACGACCTGATCAAGGACAAGGTGGTCGCCATCAACTTCATCTTCACCGGCTGTTCCGACTCCTGCCCGGTGGAAACCGCCCGCCTGCGCCAGGTGCAGAAAATCCTCGGTGACCGGGTAGGCAAGGACATCTTCCTCTACTCCATCAGCATCGACCCCTACAACGACACCCCCGCCACCCTCAAGCGCTACGCCGAAAAGTTCGGTATCGGCCCCGGCTGGACGCTGCTCACCGGCGAGCCAGCCGATATCGAACAATTGCGCCGCAGCCTGGGCCTGTACATCGATGGCCTGGAAAACGGCCGCTCCAAAGACCACAACCTCAGCCTGATCATCGGCAACCAGGCCACCGGCCGCTGGATGAAAGCCTCGCCCTTCGAAAGCCCGTACATCCTCGCCGACCGCCTGGGCAACAGCCTGCACAACTGGAAACAGGCCAGCGCCATGGCCAACGACTACGCGCAGGCTCCCGAGGTGCGCGCCCCCAGCAGTGGCGAGCAGCTGTTCCGTACCCGCTGCTCGTCCTGCCACACCCTGGGCAACGCCGAACCAGGGCAGCCCGGCATCGGCCCCGACCTGCTGGGCGTGACCCGCCAGCGTGATGCCAACTGGCTGACCCGCTGGCTGAAGGAGCCCGACCTGATGCTGGCCCAGAAAGACCCCTTGGCCATGCTGCTGTACGAACAGTACAACCGTGTGGCCATGCCCAACATGCGCCTGGGCGATGCCGAAGTCAGCGCGCTGATGAGCTACATGGAGGAAGAAACCGCGCGCCTGCAGACGCCGCTGGCCGATAAGGGAAATCCTTAA
- a CDS encoding putative bifunctional diguanylate cyclase/phosphodiesterase, with the protein MIRRSLSSASLLRLLILMLCAATLAFLWGLHVSQKAAARQDALSAKAAEHLNLASIVGESLRQLVDRAQAVGRVTQDDMKVLRQGSVSLARMLAEDPVFKRMSLYDRQGRLLSASHADEAAELPEDWLRQLQRHVARYGFKPFLPSVQPPGQPATLPNWHLPFLLPLTNLPGREIDNILVVQLDIGYLAVLLQHIDLGSSGLVRLLQDDGLERLRIDSSGVVVAGDALLPGLPDSGSEAGMLTQYAAGDPYQSLYRRLPERGFSVVVSQRQDEILAPSTLAYSRQFWLNLSMTLMILASLLWTLRLLRKRQEAFNALEQAQQVNQQLIGRLEDEHRRSSHAAATDHLSGLHNRRQFVEVASQALTRQRGKRRLMAILFIDMDRFKSINDSLGHKIGDLLLQAVAGRIQRLLEPGDEASRFGGDEFVVLLAGERSEEQINAWVRVLVQKLSATYALDGQEVNTSPSVGVSICPRDGQDIDSLIRSADAAMYSAKQAGRAQYRFFDPSLNLADIHAFTLEQAFGSALAERQFVLHYQPQIRLDTQQVLGYEALVRWDHPEFGLLYPDRFIDLAERSGFIVELGWEVLRLACEALSGWDAQGRETRLAVNVSALQLRQADFAARLLSKLQQYAIAPQRLELEITETTILDPEGTAVAHLHTLRDAGLGISLDDFGRGYAGFAHLHSLPLSKLKIDRSLIAPLSNSHDDSPIVSSTIILAKRLGLEVVAEGVETREQVVCLKLAGCDIAQGYHFSRPLSPAQMRDYPLFNGVEDKACV; encoded by the coding sequence GTGATTCGCCGTTCGCTTTCATCCGCCAGCCTTCTGCGGCTGCTGATCCTGATGCTCTGTGCCGCCACCCTGGCCTTTCTATGGGGGCTGCACGTTTCGCAGAAGGCCGCCGCCCGCCAGGACGCGCTGTCGGCCAAGGCCGCCGAGCACTTGAACCTGGCCAGTATCGTCGGCGAAAGCCTGCGCCAGCTGGTGGATCGTGCCCAGGCCGTGGGCCGGGTCACCCAGGACGACATGAAGGTGCTGCGCCAGGGTAGCGTCAGCCTGGCGCGGATGCTTGCCGAAGACCCGGTCTTCAAGCGCATGAGCCTGTACGACCGGCAAGGCCGGCTGTTGTCTGCCAGCCATGCCGACGAGGCCGCCGAGCTGCCCGAAGACTGGTTGCGCCAGCTGCAGCGGCACGTTGCCCGCTACGGTTTCAAACCGTTCCTACCCAGCGTGCAGCCCCCCGGCCAACCGGCCACCCTGCCCAACTGGCACCTGCCCTTCCTGCTGCCGCTGACCAACCTGCCCGGCCGCGAAATCGACAATATCCTGGTGGTGCAGCTGGACATCGGCTACCTGGCGGTGCTGCTACAGCACATCGACTTGGGCAGCAGCGGGCTGGTGCGCCTGTTGCAGGATGACGGCCTGGAGCGGTTGCGCATCGATAGCAGCGGCGTGGTGGTGGCCGGCGACGCCCTGCTGCCCGGGCTGCCGGACAGCGGCAGTGAAGCAGGCATGCTGACCCAGTACGCGGCCGGCGACCCGTACCAGAGCCTGTACCGGCGCCTGCCCGAGCGGGGTTTCAGCGTGGTGGTCAGCCAGCGCCAGGACGAAATCCTCGCGCCGTCGACACTGGCCTATTCCCGGCAGTTCTGGCTGAACCTGAGCATGACCCTGATGATCCTCGCCAGCCTGCTGTGGACCTTGCGCCTGTTGCGCAAGCGCCAGGAGGCCTTCAACGCGCTGGAACAGGCCCAGCAGGTCAACCAGCAGTTGATCGGCCGCCTCGAGGACGAACACCGGCGCAGCAGCCATGCCGCAGCTACCGACCACCTCAGCGGCCTGCACAACCGGCGCCAGTTCGTCGAGGTGGCCAGCCAGGCGCTGACCCGGCAACGCGGCAAGCGCCGGCTGATGGCGATCCTGTTCATCGACATGGACCGTTTCAAGTCGATCAACGACTCGCTCGGGCACAAGATCGGCGACCTGCTGCTGCAGGCCGTGGCCGGGCGTATCCAGCGTCTGCTGGAGCCAGGCGACGAGGCTTCGCGCTTTGGTGGCGACGAGTTCGTGGTGCTGCTGGCCGGCGAGCGCAGCGAGGAACAGATCAATGCCTGGGTGCGCGTACTGGTGCAGAAGCTGTCGGCCACCTACGCGCTGGACGGCCAGGAGGTCAACACCAGCCCCAGCGTGGGCGTGAGCATCTGCCCGCGCGATGGCCAGGACATCGACAGCCTGATCCGCAGTGCCGATGCCGCGATGTACTCGGCCAAGCAGGCCGGGCGCGCCCAGTACCGTTTCTTCGACCCGTCGCTGAACCTGGCCGACATCCACGCCTTCACCCTCGAACAGGCCTTCGGCAGCGCCCTGGCCGAGCGCCAGTTCGTGCTGCACTACCAGCCACAGATCCGCCTCGACACCCAGCAGGTGCTGGGCTACGAAGCGCTGGTGCGCTGGGACCACCCCGAGTTCGGCCTGCTGTACCCGGACCGGTTCATTGACCTTGCCGAGCGCAGCGGCTTCATTGTCGAACTGGGCTGGGAGGTGCTGCGCCTGGCCTGCGAGGCCTTGTCGGGTTGGGACGCCCAGGGCCGGGAGACGCGGCTGGCGGTCAATGTATCCGCCCTGCAGCTACGCCAGGCGGACTTCGCTGCACGGCTATTGAGCAAACTGCAGCAGTACGCCATCGCCCCACAGCGGCTGGAGCTGGAAATCACCGAAACCACCATCCTCGACCCCGAAGGCACGGCGGTGGCGCACCTGCACACCCTGCGCGACGCTGGCCTGGGCATCAGCCTGGACGATTTCGGCCGCGGCTACGCCGGCTTCGCCCACCTGCACTCGCTGCCGCTGAGCAAACTGAAGATCGACCGCTCGCTGATTGCGCCGCTGTCCAACAGCCACGACGACAGCCCGATCGTGTCGTCCACCATCATCCTTGCCAAACGCCTGGGCCTGGAAGTGGTGGCCGAAGGCGTGGAAACCCGCGAACAAGTGGTGTGCCTGAAGCTTGCCGGCTGCGATATCGCCCAGGGCTACCACTTCAGCCGGCCGCTGTCGCCGGCGCAGATGCGTGACTACCCGCTCTTCAACGGTGTCGAGGACAAGGCCTGCGTGTAA
- a CDS encoding site-specific integrase, protein MTDIERYLRAATRDNTRRSYQAAIEHFETHWGGFLPATAESIARYLADHADKHAVSTLRQRLAALSQWHVAQGFPDPTKAPLVRQVLRGIRTLHPTPPRQAAPLLLQHLQSAVECFEEEARQAREQHDLATLRRARRDAALLLLGFWRGFRGDELARLRVEHIQAEAGVGITLFLPRSKGDREAQGVQHRTPALKALCPVMAYLQWLEVAGIAHGPVFRKLDRWGNLGDTALNSNSLVGLLRRMLERAGVPAALYTGHSLRRGFATWATANGWELKALMSYVGWKDAKSALRYIDAAQRFGELAVLPASQAQKLIP, encoded by the coding sequence ATGACCGACATCGAGCGCTACCTCCGCGCCGCCACCCGTGACAACACCCGGCGCAGCTACCAGGCCGCCATCGAGCATTTCGAAACCCACTGGGGCGGTTTTCTGCCGGCCACGGCCGAGAGCATCGCCCGCTACCTGGCCGACCACGCCGATAAGCATGCCGTCAGCACCCTGCGCCAGCGCCTGGCGGCGCTCAGCCAATGGCACGTCGCCCAAGGTTTCCCCGACCCGACCAAGGCGCCGCTGGTGCGCCAGGTGCTACGCGGCATCCGCACCTTGCACCCGACCCCGCCCAGGCAGGCCGCGCCGCTGTTGCTGCAGCACCTGCAAAGCGCAGTGGAATGTTTCGAAGAAGAAGCCCGCCAGGCCCGGGAACAGCATGACCTGGCCACCCTGCGCCGGGCGCGTCGCGACGCTGCGCTGCTGTTGCTGGGTTTCTGGCGCGGTTTTCGGGGTGATGAACTGGCACGCCTGCGCGTGGAACACATCCAGGCCGAGGCTGGTGTCGGCATCACCCTGTTCCTGCCGCGCAGCAAGGGCGACCGCGAGGCCCAGGGCGTACAACACCGCACCCCGGCCCTCAAGGCCTTGTGCCCGGTCATGGCCTACCTGCAATGGCTGGAAGTCGCCGGCATCGCCCATGGGCCGGTGTTCCGCAAGCTCGACCGCTGGGGCAACCTCGGCGACACCGCGCTCAACAGCAACAGCCTGGTCGGCCTGCTGCGGCGCATGCTGGAGCGCGCCGGGGTACCGGCGGCGCTGTATACCGGCCACTCGCTGCGCCGTGGCTTCGCCACCTGGGCCACGGCCAACGGTTGGGAGTTGAAGGCGCTGATGAGCTATGTGGGCTGGAAAGACGCCAAGTCGGCATTGCGCTACATCGACGCGGCGCAGCGCTTTGGCGAACTGGCCGTGCTACCGGCCAGCCAGGCGCAAAAGCTCATTCCTTGA
- a CDS encoding SMP-30/gluconolactonase/LRE family protein, whose protein sequence is MTLAEVGELRNRLKACSHVPVNVANTRADLGESLVWDECSGALYFVDISGGRINRLTPDGEAECLYESAARIGALALTDQGNLIFTEDASVAIFDVPLRKVRRHSVSVHPRSTYRFNDGACDPQGRFVTGLMDDALSGNTGALFRFDGQLSDQVIHDDMALPTGLAWSQDGHTVYFVDSAARSIYRARYLAEGRLGAVTLFAETPAELGRPDGLALDREGGLWVCQYHGSCLLRYDRHGHLTDQVLMPVPCPTSCCFGGAGMNTLFISTARFGMSAEDLHHYPDAGDLYAISPEIGGIARHTFKE, encoded by the coding sequence ATGACGCTGGCGGAGGTGGGCGAACTGCGTAACCGCCTCAAGGCATGCAGCCATGTGCCAGTCAACGTCGCCAACACCCGCGCCGACCTGGGCGAAAGCCTGGTCTGGGATGAATGCAGCGGCGCGTTGTACTTCGTCGATATCTCTGGCGGCCGTATCAACCGCCTGACGCCCGATGGCGAAGCCGAGTGCCTGTACGAATCCGCGGCACGCATCGGCGCGTTGGCGTTGACCGACCAGGGCAACCTGATTTTCACCGAAGACGCCAGCGTGGCCATCTTCGACGTGCCGCTGCGCAAGGTACGCCGGCATTCGGTCTCGGTTCACCCACGTTCGACCTACCGTTTCAACGACGGCGCCTGCGACCCGCAGGGCCGCTTCGTAACCGGGCTGATGGACGATGCCCTGAGTGGCAACACCGGGGCGCTGTTCCGCTTTGACGGGCAGTTGAGCGACCAGGTGATCCACGACGACATGGCGTTGCCCACCGGCCTGGCCTGGTCGCAGGATGGCCACACGGTGTACTTCGTCGATTCGGCGGCGCGCTCGATCTACCGCGCCAGGTACCTGGCCGAAGGCCGTCTTGGTGCGGTCACCCTGTTTGCCGAAACCCCTGCCGAACTAGGGCGGCCGGACGGCCTTGCACTGGACCGCGAAGGCGGCCTGTGGGTGTGCCAGTACCATGGCAGTTGCCTGCTGCGCTATGACCGCCACGGCCACCTCACCGACCAGGTGCTGATGCCAGTGCCGTGCCCCACCAGTTGCTGCTTTGGCGGAGCGGGGATGAACACCTTGTTCATCAGTACCGCGCGCTTCGGCATGAGTGCCGAAGACCTGCACCATTACCCCGACGCTGGCGACCTGTATGCCATCAGCCCGGAAATTGGCGGCATCGCCCGGCACACCTTCAAGGAATGA
- a CDS encoding LysR substrate-binding domain-containing protein: protein MIETRLLRQFVAVAEELHFHKAAERLHMAQPPLSQAIGRLEDKLGFSLFLRNKRGVRLTAAGTAFLDTAYRTLAELEQGIEYARNVSAGICGKLDITAISIAYYESLLTTLRRFREAYPNVQLTIREMPSASQAKALLAGEADIGFMRRLPLPAGTLESRLLLDEQIVMALPTRHAKAREGAVDLREFADEDFVFTPQALGSGYHAQLTALCEAAGFYPRVVQEAAQVHTLLGLVACGFGVALVPASFIGSIPRERVQFRAILPIDDQPTPGLGLYMKWNARNASPALANFIAMFENPGVAGHQGHCPGTAPHNPLS from the coding sequence ATGATCGAGACACGTTTGCTTCGGCAGTTCGTTGCCGTGGCCGAAGAGCTGCACTTCCACAAGGCCGCCGAGCGCCTGCACATGGCGCAACCACCGCTGAGCCAGGCGATTGGTCGCCTCGAGGACAAGCTCGGTTTCAGCCTGTTCCTGCGCAACAAGCGCGGGGTACGGCTGACTGCTGCGGGCACGGCCTTCCTCGACACCGCCTACCGCACGCTGGCCGAGCTGGAACAGGGCATCGAGTATGCGCGCAATGTGTCCGCCGGCATCTGCGGCAAGCTGGACATCACCGCCATTTCCATCGCTTATTACGAGTCGCTGCTCACCACCTTGCGCCGCTTTCGCGAGGCGTACCCGAACGTGCAGCTGACCATCCGCGAGATGCCATCGGCCTCGCAGGCCAAGGCCCTGCTGGCCGGTGAGGCGGATATCGGCTTCATGCGCAGGTTGCCGTTGCCGGCAGGCACCCTAGAGTCACGTTTGCTGCTCGACGAGCAAATCGTCATGGCCCTGCCCACCCGCCATGCCAAAGCACGGGAGGGGGCGGTAGACCTGCGCGAGTTCGCTGATGAGGATTTCGTCTTCACCCCGCAAGCCCTGGGCAGCGGCTACCACGCGCAGTTGACGGCGCTGTGCGAGGCGGCGGGTTTCTACCCCAGGGTGGTGCAGGAAGCGGCACAGGTCCACACCCTGCTCGGCCTGGTGGCCTGTGGTTTTGGCGTGGCCCTGGTGCCGGCCTCGTTCATCGGCTCCATACCGCGCGAGCGCGTGCAGTTCCGAGCAATCCTGCCAATCGACGACCAGCCCACCCCGGGCCTGGGCTTGTACATGAAATGGAACGCCCGGAATGCTTCACCGGCGCTGGCCAACTTCATTGCCATGTTCGAGAACCCGGGCGTCGCTGGGCATCAGGGGCACTGTCCAGGAACAGCACCACATAACCCCCTCTCATAG